The nucleotide window GGGAATATATTCTCCCAAAATGCAACAGGGCTTGATTTCAAAACGAACGTGGTAAAAGACAACGCAAACAGACCCCCCAAATATCTGGATGCCGGTGGTGTTATTTGACAAAAGGATGTCGAATTCTTTTCAAGCAATCGCGCCTTCACTTCGCCGACGCGTCTTTTCGCGGGAGCCCGGAAGCGATCCAGAAGCGACTCTTGTTGGTGTCGGCCAGAACCCCGCCAGAGGAAGGCGAGCGTCCCCTTCACCGGCAGCCGCACTCGTCCACCACCATGTCCTCGTAATGCCGCAGCACCACGTTGTCGTTGTTGTCGTAATACAAGATGGAAATGGGCGAGAGGCGCACGGGGACGCAGCAGGGCTGCGGCGTCCCCTCGGGGTCGAGGGAGTGCACGATGGTTTGCAGGACGGCGTGGTTGGTGCTGTTGAGCTCTACCGTCAGAGGGAAAGGGCATTCCCCCAAGCAATAGTTGGCCATGTATCCTTGAGGGGCGATGATCCAGTTCTCCCAACCCACGTCGCTGAAGCTGATGTAGAGTTGACGCGGCTTGCAGACGTTGCTGACGGCTTCGGGCACGAAGTAGGGGCTGCGCTTCGGCCGGGTGCTTTTGCACTGTCCCGGGACGAGGGAGACCACCAGCAGGGAGGTCTCAAGGAAGGAGCCGGAGCAGAGGGTCCCGTTGGGCGAAGCTGGGGCGCTGATCTCCAGGATCAGGCCAGGATTCCCGTCGGGGCCCCGCCACTCGTTAGCCAACTCCGTCACCTCGAAGAGGAAGGACTCGTGGAAGTGGGTGAAGGGTTGTTCCACCAAGACCTGGCGGCCGGACCCGTGGCCGGACACCCCCCGCAAGGCTATCTGGGGTGCTCTGTAGAGGCTCAGAACGTAGGGGCGAGCTGGGCCTGAGGCCTGGTACAGATTGTGGCTGAATTTGATCTCCAGTTGGGCCATCGTCGGCACTTCTTCTTCGTCCAGGGCGGAGAGGTTAAAATACAGCCGCTTTTGGAGACATAACCAGCTCTGGGTCTCCTCTCCATGAATATCGCCACCTAGAAGGGAAGCGGAAATGAACAACGGTAAACGTTTCATATCTTCATGGGTCGCGAGTTATTGAAACAATTTGCAATGTTTTATTTCCGACCCAGCAATGCGAGCTGGTCGAGGCGGATATATCAGCTTGCTTGGAGGCTCGGTGAGGGCAGCTGGCTAGGCAGAGTAGCCGCGTTAGAACATCTTGCTGACTGACCCAGGAAAGCACATTCTGCCATCcagtctgggggtggggatgaagtCAATCATGGGCATGTGCTGCCAGCTAGCAGATGCCAGGCAATTGATTAATTACCAATTTATTTAAATAGTTTCAGAACAGGGACAGCACAAtccatgaccctgttcagacaacacgctaaaccatgttgattaagcattttgagctaaacattagggcttagcatgtcatgtgaaccgtgacttagcgtgtcgtgtgaaccattcctaaccacagtttaaacatgctcactaaccaaattttatcaatatttattatttattacatttttaagccCACTCTTTCACTGAGAGTTGAGGGAGGGAGTCCGACCCCTATCTCATATTATCTTCACggcaaccctctgaggtaggccAGTCAGAAAGAAAGTTCTCAGTCCAAGGCCACCGAGTGATCTTCGttgctgagtggagatttgaatccaGGCCTCCCGGTTTTAGTTTGGTGCACTAATCAGCCTCTtggcatgctagctttctacatgcagggagctGCACACATTGCTGTCTGCACTTAGGAGTTAACTTAGCATGGCCTCTGATTACTAGCAGTCCTGAAAGACAGGTGGACTGAAAAAATCTCTAGATTTACAATTAGATCGCTGAATTAATTTCCCCTAGCCCATGACTCCCAATTATTTCACAATAACAGCCACAAAATtaatctccccacacacacccctggcctCTCTTGCCCTAAACTatcctgctgaaatgaagaaaacttcaAACAACCAGGACTGGATCTTTTCATAGAAATTCTTGTGAGACTCATTCCTTTCTGGCACTGTAAACAATTCCCCGggctcaaaatgcttttttttccccAAGCGTGGGTCTTTTGCACTCgtctctggttggtggatcttggagttctaataaaaacacccacaacatccaaaacaaaatctctctcatccatgatctgattgtggatgagggggctgacctggtatgcattactgagacctgggtgggggaactgggaggggttgctctcacccagctctgccctcctgggtactcggtgcagcaccagcacagactcgagggccggggaggggggtttgccgtggtctataggaatacaatctccctcactaggcttcctgttcagtcgagtgctggtcttgagtgtctgtactgtgtgttgggtactcgagacagattagggattctgctggtgtaccgtccaccccgctgccccacagtctccctgcctgagctgacggaggttgtctcggacctggtgttgagaacccccaggatggtggttctgggggatctcaacttccatgccgaggctgctgtatccggagcggctcaggacttcatggctgccatgacaaccatggggctgtctcaacatgtcatcggcccaacacatgcaaagggacacacgcttgacttggttttctcgactgggcaggaggatggtgatctggaagtgggggaactaacatctacccccttgtcatggtcggatcacttcctactgaggtttagactctcggcggcctttcccctctgcaagggtggggggcctattaaaatggtccgccccgggaggctaatggactccgatggattccagagggctctgggggattttcctgctgatatggccggtgctcctgtcgaagcccaggtcgctctgtggaatgcagagatgactcgggcggttgacacgatcgcacccaagcgtcctctccctctgagcagagcccggtcagctccttggtatacacctgagctgagggcaatgaagcaagtggggagacggctagaacgcaggtggaggaaaactcgtgctgggtctgatcgaacacgggctagagctcactatcgagcctactctgtggcggtgagggtggcaaagaggcagttcttttccaccagcattgcgtcttctcagtgtcgtccggcggagcttttccgagtggttcgcggcctgttacactctgggccagggcgagagatggtggaaccctcggtagcacgctgtgacgagtttgcacggcactttgaagataaagtcgctcagattcgtcatgaattggacaccacacttaatgcagcaccactagtagaggcattcagagcgccgtccggttcagttttattggatgagtttcagtttttgaggcccgaggatgtggacaaggtgcttggccaagtccggtcgaccacctgtgtgcttgacccttgcccctcgtggctcattacatcaaataaggaggggatcgccggctgggtccaggaggttgtaaatgcctccttgagagagggagtggtgccggcctctttaaaagaggcggcaattagaccactcctgaagaagcctaatctggacccggaagatgttaacaactacaggccggtggctaatatccctttcctgggcaaggtgcttgagcgggtggttgcaggacaactccaggcactcttgaatgaaacggattatctagatccatttcaatcgggtttcaggcccggttttggaacggaaactgccttggtcgccctgtgggatgacctctgtcgggagagagacagggggagtgcgaccctgttggttctcctggacctctcagcggccttcgataccatcgaccatggtatccttctggatagattgtctgagctgggagttggaggtactgcgttgcagtggttccgctcctacttggatggccgattccagaaggtggtgctgggggattattgctctgtgccgtggcacctaagccacggggttccacagggctctgtcttatcccccatgctgtttaacatatacatgaagccgctgggggaggttatccggagatgtggactgaggtgtcatcaatatgcggatgatacccagctctacatttccttttcatcaaacccaggtgaggcagtggctgttctgaaccagtgcctgggcacggtaatggactggatgagggctaataaactgaaactcaatccagacaagacggaggtactgttagcgggtggttcttctgtccggcgaggtgatgtttgccctgtcctggacggggttgcactccccctaaaggatcgggtccgtagtttgggggtgctcttggatccagaactgtcacttgaggcacaggtgaactcagtggcaaagagcaccttttatcagctcaggctgatataccagctgcgcccttatctggacagagatagcttagctacagttatccatgctctgataacctctcgtttggattactgcaatgcgttatacgtggggctgcctttgaaaacggtccggaaacttcaactggtgcaaaacagggcagcaaggttattaacagggactggccggcgagatcacattacgccagtccttttacaacttcattggctgccagtccaggtccgggcccaattcaaagtgctggtattgacatttaaagccctaaacggtttggggccaggttatctgaaggaacgcctcctcccatatgtacctacccggaccttaagatcatctacaggggcccttctccgtgagcccctgccaaaggaagtgaggcaggtggctactaggaggagggctttctccgctgtggcaccccggttgtggaacgagctccccagagaggtccgcctggcgcctacactgtactgctttcgtcgccagctgaagacctttttattcactcagtattttaacacttaattttaacttaaatttaaattttactgttttaactctgtattttaatcttatatcaactttgctgtgtggttttatcctggttgcgctttttatattgtatttcataattgtgttttaacctgttgggtgttttactgtggttttaatttttgtgaaccgcccagagagcttcggctattgggcggtataaaaatgtaataaataaataaataaataaataaataaacttttaatttttgtgaaccgcccagagagcttcggctattgggcggtttaaaaatgaaatgaaataaataaactacccAAAAGCAGATATTGCAACATCTGCTTCCCCCTGCTCTAAGCAGAGAATTTCAtctattttgtttctttaaagcatttctcggccacctttcagggtagaagccctcttacaacaataaaacacataaaagttaaaatattcaaagccataaaaacataatcacaatCAAATtgcaattaaaagcaataaaactgaCCATAAAACCAAGAACAAGAACAATATCAAGGGAAGGCCAcggcaaaataaaatgtttttaaggctgccttgaaagcctgcaaggatggtgcatggcagccCTCCGATGGAAGTTTCttgcagaggtttggggccaccccagagaaggccctctcccgtgttgacACCCACCCAATTGCTCTCAGAGGTGGGTAAATctgaagggcctctctttctgatcttaaagtgaggGCAGGCTGATATGCGTGAAGCCAATCCTTCAAAAGTAACTAGGTCCCAAATGACTTTGTCTAGTCCTGTTCTCCCAAAccccctttttaactggagattaaACCCGGCATGTAAACTATGCATTCCGCTCACTGAGTTTGGGCCCTGTCTATGCACTGCAGCCAGGCCTTTAAAAACAGCTTGATTTACAGACGTTTAGCAAGCGATAATGCAGCTCAACAGGGGAATGAGAAATCCCACCATTCTGTCTCCATGGGCCAAGCTACTTAAAAGCTCAGGAGCAGTCCAGCATGTTTTTACCTTTTCAGTTGGCAATCTTTTCTATGTGTATTCCACCAGGCTAGACAGATGGAATGAGGCGATAACAGACTTGTGTGCTTTTGCATCTGGGATGGGGCAAGCCCTAGTTAATGGATGGCCAAAATACCAGTGAGGGTAAAAGcatcttttatttattcaaacaGGAAAAACCCAGACAATTTGCAGAGGGGGGCTCTTTTCCCTTGCAAAGGTCTCCATATCTCACCAAAGATCTGCATGCTTAAAACCTTTTAATTtgaagcatttggggggggggcataaaaatatttgaaagcaCAGGAATGAAATACATAAGTAGGTTAATAAATGCACAGAGAGTTAAATTCATACATTAGTAAATCggaaagagggagaaattagTAAAAAGATTGGTGTATCGATCCATCAGCAAAACAGTGCCAAAAACTATTGTAAGAAGAGCTAAAAAGTAGGAAAAGGAAGATTTGCAGGTAACCCTCGacggtctactcagaagtaagttccactgagttcaattggactttctcccaggtaagtttgcATAGGATAGCAGCTTTAATAGAACACCAGGTAAAAGATTAATAAAATAATTGGTTCTAATAAAGAGAAGAGAAATTCTTAAGACATTTTGCTTGGCGTTTCAATACTCTCGCTGAAGCATTCCTGAGAAGTTCCCCAAATTTATTAAAGCACGTCTCCCCACACCCCGCAAATACACACaggtgtgtctttttaaaaagggggggagggggaacaggaactttaaaagaaaagtcaGCTTGCAAAAGCAGAAACTGGCAAGTGTAACACGATGCTGAAATTTAGCCAGGAGGTACaaccttatacatgtctactcaaaagtaaaccttgttgagttcaatagggcttactcccaggtaagtgggtacaggattgcagccttaacagtTCCAGGAAACTCTCAAAGAAAGAAATACTCCAGAATCTAATTtaatccaatcaatcaatcacaattGTGCCAAATCTGGTTGCTT belongs to Elgaria multicarinata webbii isolate HBS135686 ecotype San Diego chromosome 23, rElgMul1.1.pri, whole genome shotgun sequence and includes:
- the GDF1 gene encoding embryonic growth/differentiation factor 1, whose product is MFWVLVEGGLDVKSQESLLLKSLGFRAKPSPKSPGPVPPLLWKMFQKRTNPGPSAKESKGRCWVEEFNVPGNIVRVFPDQGGDIHGEETQSWLCLQKRLYFNLSALDEEEVPTMAQLEIKFSHNLYQASGPARPYVLSLYRAPQIALRGVSGHGSGRQVLVEQPFTHFHESFLFEVTELANEWRGPDGNPGLILEISAPASPNGTLCSGSFLETSLLVVSLVPGQCKSTRPKRSPYFVPEAVSNVCKPRQLYISFSDVGWENWIIAPQGYMANYCLGECPFPLTVELNSTNHAVLQTIVHSLDPEGTPQPCCVPVRLSPISILYYDNNDNVVLRHYEDMVVDECGCR